In Acidobacteriota bacterium, the DNA window CCCCCCCCCCCCCCCCCCCCCCCCCCCCCCCCCCCCCCCCCCCCCCCCCTCTACAACCCCCTACCCCGCCCCAATATCCCAGTCTCCCAAGCCCCACCCCAAGGTGTCACCTCCCACTTCCACCTCCTCGTTTCTGTCTCACCGCAACGTGACATCGTTCTCGCAATTGACGCGACAACCTGCTGCGACGCCGGTGTCAAAAACCCCGAATCCACTGGAATAGCGCTGTCTGGAATGAGTATCTCTTCTGGAACGAGAATTGCTTTGTTGCAAATGGCCTTCCGCCAACAGCGGAGGATCTTTCGTGCCAGCGGTTAGGCTTGATTTGAACGCCTGCTAGACTGGACAAAAGCTATGGTGACATCCCCTGAGACTTCCCCCAAGACCGAATCGGGCGGAACACTTTTCCAAGCCCTGCGGAGCGCGGGCGTCGAACCTGAAGTGGCCTACCGAGCCGACGACGAAGTGCGAAATCGGGCCGGCCAAAACGTGATCTCCATCATCGGCGCCAAGATGGACGCCAAGACCAAGGAACTCTGCACCCGAATGGATGTTCAGGCCACTGCCCTGGAATCCAAGATCGATAAACAGGGCGCCGAACTCCATGCGAAGATCGACGTCAGGACAGAGCAGCTTGGCGCCCGAATGGATGCTCAGGCCACGGCTCTGGAAACGAAGATCGACAAACAGGGCGCGGAACTCCATACCAAGATCGACAAACTGGGCACGGAACTCCATACCAAGATCGACAAACTGGGCACGGAACTCGATACGAAGATCGACAAACTGGGCACAGAGCTCCATACGAAGATCGACGCCAAGACGGAGGAGCTGGGCGCCCGAATGGATGCTCAGGCCACGGCCCTGGAAACCAGGATCGACAAACAGGGCACCGAACTCCATGCGAAGATCGACGCCAGGACGGAGGAGCTGGGCGCCCGAATGGACGCTCAAGCTGTCCAAATAGCGTCGACCGGGGCCCGAATCGACGATTTGCGTGTCTTGATGCTGCGGGTGATCTGGCCTTTGATCATACTCTTGGCCGTTCCAATATTTGGCGAACTCTACAGAACACTCTCGGCACAGTAGGAGCGGCGGCTTTCTTGCCGCCGATTGGGAGCGACGACTTTCCTGTCGCCGATCAGGAGGGCAGGGGGGACGGAGTCCTCACTATACAATCCCCAACCGCCACCTCGCTTCAACCCGCCACCCGCCCAAACACCCGCAAAAAATTCCCGCCCATAATCTTCCCAATCTCCTTAGCTCCGTATCCCAACCCCAGCAACCCGCCGACAACTCCCGGAGTCTCTCCAACATCCCCAAACCCGGCAGGCCGCGCCCCCGTTTGGTCCAAAAAGTCGGTCCCGAAACCAACATGATCGGGCCCCACCAGCCGGACCATGTAGTCGACATGCCGGAGCATCATCTCCAAACTCGGCCGCTCCCGCGTGGGCCCAAGTGGAAACGGACTGGGACAGACCATCCCCCCGGTTTCCGCCACCGCCCCGATCTGCTCGTCCGTCAGGTACCTCACGGTATCCCGCAGTGAACGAGCATTCCCGTGGGAAGCAACTACCGGCGCGGACGAAACCTCCAGCGTCTCCCAGAAGCTCTCCTCCACCATGTGAGTAACGTCCACCAGCATGCCCAGCCGGTTCATCTCACGCACGATCCGCCTGCCGGCGTCACTCAGTCCCCCCGGAGGATCAATCCCGGGTTCGTAGACCCGCATGGTCGAATCCTCCCAGACCTGCGTCGCCGTGCCCATCGCGTTCCGTCCCTCATGGACGAGGCAGACATGGCGCAGACCGGCCTCGTAAAGCTCCCGGAGCCGTCCCACTTCGCCCCGGAGCGCATCTCCCCCCTCAAGCCCCAACACCAATGCGGTCTTCGACCGCGCCGCCGCACTCTCGATGTCTCCGGCGGTCCGCGCCAGAACCACGTGATCCCCCGCTTCACCATCCAACTCCCGGTGCACGTAATCCACCATCCTGATGAGATCCCGAAAGGGCTGCCGGCTGCCATGGGGCCCGCCGATCCGCACGTCGGGCATCCAGCAGGCGGTCACCTGGGCGGTGACGCCGCCGGCGCGCATCAGCGGCACGTCGGTGAGCCCGCCGAGAGACTCATGCAGTCGCCGGCGCGAATTGGCGGCCATGTCCAACATATGGCCGTGGGCGTCGACGACGATCGAATCTCGGAGGATCGTTTCCGCGGACAGAGTGGAAGTCATGCGGGCAAGGATACCAACCCCAATCTTTGGAGGGACGGGATCGGATTGCCGCATTCGGGGAAATCTACTCGAAGCTGAAGGAGTAGAGGTGTGGATATCCCTCGGACCCGACGAGATGAAAGCGCACCTGAAACGTGCGATCCACGTCGGAAAGACTCCTGCCCCCCGTCCAGCTCATCCGGTGGGACACGGTATTGCCCCGAAAAGGCACGCTGTCGGATCGGTGGAACCCGGTTAGCGGCCTGCCACTCTCGGGATCCAGCAACTCCGCCAGAAGAGTGCCTCCGTCTCCGCAATCCGCATTGACATGAAGCTGGGATACTCCGGCCGGACTCACCGGGATGGTGGTCAACGTGGCGCCCCTTCCCGGTTCTTTCAACTCCAAGCGGGTATACCCGTCGAGCCTCAATACCGCGACTCCGCCCGAGCGCCTCTCCCCGCCCGTTCCCTCGCCGCAGATCGCTCCGTAGTAGACCCTGATCTCCCGGTCGTCCACCAAAGGCAGAGAGGGAGCGATATGATCGCAGTCCCATTCCCCAGCCGCACCCGAAGGGACCACCTTCCGTCCCGGGTCCACGAAGACGAAGTTCTCGCCATCGCGGCTGAACGCCAGCTCCAGGTCCAGCTCCCGTCCGTTGTGCTGATACTGGTAGAGGGAGAGGTAGTAGTCCCCGTCCTTCCAGACCACCCAGTCATGAATCTGCTCCACCTTGCCGCCTCTCACGACGGGGATCGCCCGGGCGAATGGATCGAGCATGGGATTGTCGGGATGGGCGGTCCAGTGGTAGGCGTCCGAACTGTAGGCGTAACCGCCGCCTCGGCGGGCCAGGTTCAGAGACGAGAATCCGTATGCCTTGTATCGTTTGTCGGGATCTTTCTCCTCCGGATCGTAGAGGACCGACTGGGGTATGACGGAAAAAGGCCGCCCCCCGGGAAAAAACATGATGGCCGGTTCGGGAACCCAATCGATCCCGTTCCGCGAGGTCGACAATGTTCCGGCGTTGGTCTCCTGCCACGGATTGTAGCGGCCGGCCCGAGCGGCCTGGGCCCGGCTGCCGTGGGTCGGGAAATTGAGGAGCTTGTACCGGCGGTTGGGATTCCGGGCGTTCGCGTCCTTGAGAACCATGGGGACATAGGGGGTATTCCGGACGAGTTCCTTTTTCCGGAAGCGGTAACCGTCCGTGCTCTCCGCATAGCCCGCTCCATACCACTCCCACCAGGGAATGCTGCGATCCCGCCGCATGGTGGAATACCA includes these proteins:
- a CDS encoding apolipoprotein A1/A4/E family protein, with the protein product MVTSPETSPKTESGGTLFQALRSAGVEPEVAYRADDEVRNRAGQNVISIIGAKMDAKTKELCTRMDVQATALESKIDKQGAELHAKIDVRTEQLGARMDAQATALETKIDKQGAELHTKIDKLGTELHTKIDKLGTELDTKIDKLGTELHTKIDAKTEELGARMDAQATALETRIDKQGTELHAKIDARTEELGARMDAQAVQIASTGARIDDLRVLMLRVIWPLIILLAVPIFGELYRTLSAQ
- a CDS encoding membrane dipeptidase, whose protein sequence is MTSTLSAETILRDSIVVDAHGHMLDMAANSRRRLHESLGGLTDVPLMRAGGVTAQVTACWMPDVRIGGPHGSRQPFRDLIRMVDYVHRELDGEAGDHVVLARTAGDIESAAARSKTALVLGLEGGDALRGEVGRLRELYEAGLRHVCLVHEGRNAMGTATQVWEDSTMRVYEPGIDPPGGLSDAGRRIVREMNRLGMLVDVTHMVEESFWETLEVSSAPVVASHGNARSLRDTVRYLTDEQIGAVAETGGMVCPSPFPLGPTRERPSLEMMLRHVDYMVRLVGPDHVGFGTDFLDQTGARPAGFGDVGETPGVVGGLLGLGYGAKEIGKIMGGNFLRVFGRVAG